A stretch of the Duncaniella dubosii genome encodes the following:
- a CDS encoding ISAs1 family transposase, whose translation MDPLDQKHSIEARKPNHAAKVLNKFIPQGSILERLMNFAWSVPDFRRCDKGNIRHRFSDIIILMILGRTCGYVGRADIIAFGRHNLKKLRKMGLLKNGIPSEATLCRVENGVDDLSMADRMQAFAEGFRNELLKACRDREIVCVDGKAERGTVQENGRNPDIVSAYSFNAGITVATEACQEKSNEIKAVPVLIDKIDISGKIVTADAMSMQKEIIDRIREQGGDFLIELKANQRSLRYGVEDRLEGLTPVYSYTEGPELGHGRIETRTYRVYDGLEVIADKEKWGGNMTIIEYEADTVRKSTGAHTSEKRLYVSSLPTDTPALGAYVRDHWSIESMHWGLDVNLLQDRIKRKSSKAARNLDTIQRIVLSVFSIWKGLRKKRSDKRKGVAELMRHVSMSFTKLMRFLCQK comes from the coding sequence ATGGATCCGCTTGACCAAAAACATTCGATTGAGGCACGTAAGCCCAATCATGCCGCAAAAGTACTAAATAAATTCATACCACAGGGCAGTATCCTGGAACGCCTGATGAATTTTGCCTGGTCAGTCCCTGATTTCCGTAGGTGTGATAAAGGAAACATCCGTCACCGGTTCAGTGACATCATCATTCTGATGATACTGGGACGGACCTGCGGGTATGTCGGACGTGCTGATATAATAGCGTTCGGCAGACACAATCTCAAAAAACTCCGTAAAATGGGTCTACTGAAGAATGGAATCCCTTCGGAGGCTACCCTTTGTCGGGTGGAGAACGGTGTCGACGATTTATCCATGGCCGACAGGATGCAGGCGTTCGCCGAGGGCTTCCGCAATGAGCTGCTTAAGGCGTGCCGCGACAGGGAAATAGTCTGTGTGGACGGTAAGGCCGAGCGTGGCACCGTTCAGGAAAACGGGCGCAATCCGGATATTGTGTCGGCATATTCTTTCAATGCCGGCATTACAGTGGCAACGGAAGCATGTCAGGAAAAGAGCAACGAGATAAAGGCAGTCCCGGTACTGATTGACAAAATCGACATATCCGGAAAGATCGTAACCGCAGACGCCATGTCCATGCAGAAGGAGATAATCGACAGAATCAGGGAGCAAGGCGGTGACTTCCTGATAGAACTCAAGGCCAACCAGCGCTCCCTGCGCTACGGCGTGGAAGACAGACTTGAGGGGCTCACGCCCGTCTATTCATATACCGAAGGGCCGGAACTCGGACACGGCAGAATCGAGACCCGGACTTATCGTGTCTACGACGGGCTTGAAGTCATAGCAGACAAGGAGAAATGGGGCGGCAATATGACGATAATAGAATATGAAGCCGACACGGTAAGGAAGTCAACAGGCGCGCATACCTCCGAAAAAAGGCTGTATGTGAGCAGTCTGCCAACCGACACGCCCGCTCTCGGGGCATATGTGCGAGACCACTGGTCGATAGAGAGCATGCACTGGGGGCTGGATGTCAATCTCCTGCAAGACAGGATCAAACGTAAGTCGTCTAAAGCTGCCCGCAATCTTGACACCATCCAGAGAATAGTCCTCTCGGTATTTTCAATATGGAAAGGGCTTCGCAAAAAGCGGTCGGACAAAAGAAAAGGAGTGGCAGAGCTCATGAGGCATGTCTCAATGAGCTTTACTAAACTCATGCGGTTCCTGTGCCAAAAATGA
- a CDS encoding glycoside hydrolase family 28 protein encodes MNLINLKTIIGSIALLAALTAQANLTNDLPPSNADTVEQHRVGLRDSILANIHGAKISEHEFDILNFGAKGDGVKDCLPAFRKAIAKAEKAGGGRITVPAGTYCLRGPLTLVSNLCIDLAEGAVLRFDPSPELYPIVNTSWEGTYLYNYSPMIYGYGLHDVAITGKGLIDGNAMTTFATWRKDQKPAQSRSRDMNHNNIPVSERRFGQGDWLRPHLIQLYRCTGVTLEGVKIINSPFWCIHLLQCEDAVCRSLRYDAKLVNNDGIDPESSRNLLIEDIYFDNGDDNIAIKSGRDNDGWTTGIPCENIVIRNCHFKGLHAVVIGSEMSGGVRNVIIEDCDYAGYCKRGLYVKTNPDRGGFVNGIYLNNCKFGEVEDLFYVTSQYAGEGLTSTNYSDISDIHINGLSCTKASAAALVLQGTRQRPIRNVSLNNITVGEARTGISFSNTSDVRIGECHIGPSAGVPTQVSAKDKIFER; translated from the coding sequence ATGAATCTCATCAATCTGAAAACAATAATAGGAAGTATAGCTCTGCTTGCCGCCTTGACCGCTCAAGCTAATCTCACGAACGACTTGCCGCCGAGTAATGCCGACACCGTTGAGCAGCACCGCGTCGGGCTGCGTGACAGCATTCTCGCCAATATCCACGGCGCAAAGATTTCAGAACATGAATTTGATATCCTAAATTTCGGGGCAAAAGGCGACGGAGTGAAAGACTGTCTGCCCGCTTTCAGAAAGGCTATCGCCAAAGCGGAGAAAGCAGGTGGCGGCCGCATAACCGTCCCCGCAGGGACGTATTGTCTCCGCGGGCCACTCACTCTTGTGAGCAACCTGTGCATCGATCTTGCTGAAGGGGCAGTCCTCAGGTTTGATCCGTCACCGGAACTGTATCCGATTGTCAATACAAGCTGGGAGGGTACTTATCTCTATAATTATTCCCCCATGATTTACGGCTACGGACTGCACGATGTGGCCATAACAGGCAAAGGTCTGATTGACGGAAATGCCATGACGACATTCGCGACGTGGCGCAAAGACCAAAAACCGGCTCAGTCGCGAAGCCGCGACATGAACCACAATAACATTCCGGTCAGCGAGCGACGATTTGGCCAAGGGGACTGGCTACGACCTCATCTGATACAGCTCTACCGCTGCACGGGTGTGACGCTTGAAGGCGTAAAAATCATCAATTCCCCTTTCTGGTGCATCCATCTGTTGCAATGTGAGGATGCTGTATGTCGTTCGCTCCGTTATGATGCAAAGCTTGTCAACAATGACGGAATAGATCCTGAGTCATCACGCAATCTGCTCATTGAGGACATCTATTTTGATAACGGCGACGACAATATAGCCATAAAAAGCGGACGTGACAACGACGGATGGACAACCGGGATTCCTTGCGAGAACATAGTCATTCGCAACTGTCATTTCAAGGGACTGCACGCGGTGGTCATCGGCAGCGAAATGTCGGGCGGCGTCCGAAACGTGATTATCGAGGACTGTGACTATGCCGGATATTGCAAACGCGGGCTATATGTCAAGACAAATCCCGATCGTGGAGGTTTTGTAAACGGTATATATCTCAACAACTGTAAATTCGGAGAAGTCGAAGACCTGTTTTATGTGACAAGCCAATATGCAGGCGAGGGTCTTACGAGCACTAACTATTCCGACATCAGCGATATTCATATCAATGGACTGAGCTGCACTAAAGCTTCGGCGGCAGCCCTTGTTCTTCAAGGAACGCGACAGAGACCTATCAGAAATGTGAGTCTCAACAACATCACCGTCGGAGAAGCACGGACTGGAATCAGTTTCAGCAACACTTCGGATGTGCGTATAGGCGAATGCCACATAGGACCGTCGGCCGGAGTCCCCACTCAAGTTTCTGCCAAAGACAAGATATTCGAACGATAA
- a CDS encoding IspD/TarI family cytidylyltransferase — protein MSTHYYNNNPTSALNKTDNVHIVVAAGSGSRYGGNLPKQFCDLAGRPLLMTTLERLHSCTPEWKLIVVLSTDMTDEWLGMCKDNSFTLPHIIVNGGATRAHSVKNALSIIPQDSSGLISIHDAARPVITPSLISAIIDGVEGCDGALPACAVTDSIRLVGTDGNSSAVDRSKLRAVQTPQIFPADKLLKAYGQELLPVFTDDASVMEAAGYTNLRLVDGDPHNIKVTNPGDMAIAELYLSLI, from the coding sequence ATGTCTACACATTATTATAATAACAACCCAACATCCGCTCTGAACAAGACAGACAACGTACACATCGTTGTCGCCGCAGGGAGCGGCTCACGCTACGGAGGAAATCTGCCCAAACAGTTTTGTGACCTCGCCGGACGCCCACTGCTCATGACTACACTCGAACGTCTCCACTCCTGCACTCCGGAATGGAAACTGATTGTGGTACTCAGCACCGACATGACCGACGAATGGCTCGGAATGTGCAAGGACAACAGCTTCACTCTCCCGCATATCATTGTCAACGGAGGAGCGACGAGAGCCCACAGTGTCAAAAACGCACTTTCGATTATCCCGCAGGACTCCTCAGGGCTGATCAGCATCCACGATGCGGCCCGTCCGGTGATTACACCGAGTCTAATATCCGCTATAATCGACGGTGTGGAAGGGTGTGACGGAGCGCTCCCGGCCTGCGCTGTCACAGATTCAATCAGACTTGTAGGAACTGACGGAAACTCTTCGGCCGTCGACAGGTCGAAACTCCGCGCGGTGCAGACTCCTCAGATATTCCCTGCCGACAAACTCCTCAAAGCCTACGGACAGGAACTCCTGCCTGTATTCACAGACGATGCTTCGGTCATGGAAGCCGCCGGATATACAAATCTGCGCCTCGTCGACGGCGATCCACACAACATCAAGGTAACCAATCCCGGCGACATGGCAATAGCCGAACTCTATCTCTCACTCATCTGA